One Gordonia sp. SID5947 genomic region harbors:
- a CDS encoding 3-deoxy-7-phosphoheptulonate synthase, translating to MTTIPDLTAESTSDRRVKSFRSIPSPDTIRSELPLTARRAVAVRNDRDEIADILAGRDDRLLVVVGPCSVHDPVAALDYARRLAPLAKDYADRLKIVMRVYFEKPRTTVGWKGLINDPGMDGTFDVERGLRTARSLLLDIIDLGLPVGCEFLEPTSPQYIADTVAWGAIGARTTESQVHRQLASGLSMPIGFKNGTDGNVQVAIDGVKAAAAQHVFFGVDDFGHGSVVETAGNDDCHVILRGGTAGPNHDGESVAEAVDALAKAALPQRVMIDCSHANSGKDHVRQAEVANELAATIGSVRRAGQKVAISGVMLESFLEPGAQSPDARPLTYGQSVTDKCMGWEASAAVLATLAQS from the coding sequence GTGACCACCATTCCCGACTTGACTGCCGAATCGACCTCCGATCGCCGGGTCAAGTCCTTCCGTTCCATCCCGTCGCCCGACACGATTCGCAGTGAACTGCCGCTGACCGCCCGTCGCGCGGTGGCGGTGCGCAACGATCGCGACGAGATCGCCGACATCCTCGCCGGTAGAGACGACCGCCTGCTCGTCGTCGTGGGTCCGTGTTCGGTACACGACCCCGTGGCGGCGCTGGACTACGCACGACGGCTGGCACCGCTGGCCAAGGACTACGCCGATCGTCTGAAGATCGTGATGCGCGTCTACTTCGAGAAGCCGCGCACCACAGTCGGGTGGAAGGGCCTCATCAACGATCCCGGGATGGACGGGACCTTCGACGTGGAGCGCGGGTTGCGGACCGCTCGTTCGCTGCTGCTCGACATCATCGACCTCGGATTGCCTGTCGGGTGCGAGTTCCTGGAACCGACCAGCCCGCAATACATCGCCGACACCGTCGCCTGGGGTGCCATCGGGGCGCGCACCACGGAGTCGCAGGTCCACCGCCAGCTCGCATCGGGACTGTCGATGCCCATCGGTTTCAAGAACGGTACCGACGGAAACGTCCAGGTCGCGATCGACGGTGTGAAAGCGGCGGCGGCGCAACATGTGTTCTTCGGCGTCGACGACTTCGGCCACGGATCCGTGGTGGAGACCGCAGGTAACGACGATTGTCACGTGATCCTGCGTGGCGGCACCGCCGGACCGAACCATGACGGGGAGTCGGTCGCGGAAGCGGTCGACGCGCTCGCGAAAGCTGCTCTGCCGCAACGAGTGATGATCGATTGCTCGCACGCGAACTCCGGCAAGGACCACGTTCGGCAGGCCGAGGTCGCCAATGAACTCGCCGCGACGATCGGGTCGGTACGTCGTGCGGGCCAGAAGGTGGCGATCAGCGGCGTCATGCTCGAGAGTTTCCTCGAGCCGGGCGCACAGTCGCCGGACGCCCGTCCGCTGACCTACGGCCAGTCGGTCACCGACAAATGCATGGGCTGGGAGGCCAGCGCGGCAGTGCTGGCAACGCTGGCCCAGAGTTGA
- a CDS encoding PepSY domain-containing protein, which yields MRRLHFYAGILVAPFLIVAVVSGGLYALAPSLEKVVYRGQLHTDSTGPTRPVADQIRAAMAERPDLTLSAVRPAAAPGDTTRVLFDDPSLGESERLAVFVDPVTTRPVGELVSYGSSAALPLRTWFSQLHRHLHLGEPGRVYSELAASWLWVIALAGLTLWVARHRRTRRDRKARLITVDRSTTGRARTLNWHGAVGVWIVVGVLFLSATGLTWSRFAGENIGELRSALSWTTPSVSTSLDRSDMSPSAHSGHEGHAGGHDPVGSNATDDTVAQVDSVLSDARRVGVTDHVEVTLPTDETTAFTVAETRQPWQFSPNTVSVDGATGQVVDVSWFADWPVAAKLSTWGISLHMGLLFGLVNQVALLVLAIGLLAVIVRGYQMWWQRRPRRTGRTISVGRPPQRGAWRRLPVPTLVAVAAIAVAVGWLIPLLGISLAGFILVDIIVGHAERLRHKHN from the coding sequence GTGCGGCGATTGCACTTCTACGCAGGCATTCTGGTGGCACCATTTCTGATCGTCGCGGTCGTCAGCGGCGGGTTGTACGCGCTGGCACCGAGTCTCGAGAAAGTCGTCTATCGCGGGCAACTACACACCGACAGCACGGGTCCGACTCGCCCCGTCGCCGATCAGATCCGCGCCGCCATGGCCGAGCGACCGGATCTCACCCTCTCCGCGGTGCGCCCGGCGGCGGCACCCGGCGACACCACGCGCGTGCTGTTCGACGACCCGTCATTGGGCGAGTCCGAGCGGCTGGCGGTCTTCGTCGATCCCGTCACCACGCGGCCGGTCGGGGAGCTGGTGAGCTACGGCAGCTCCGCGGCGCTCCCACTGCGAACCTGGTTCAGCCAGCTGCATCGTCACCTGCATCTGGGCGAACCGGGCCGTGTGTACAGCGAGCTCGCTGCGTCATGGCTGTGGGTGATCGCATTGGCGGGTCTCACACTGTGGGTCGCCCGCCACCGCCGCACGAGGCGCGACCGCAAGGCCCGGCTGATCACCGTCGACCGTTCCACGACCGGGCGGGCCCGCACGCTGAACTGGCATGGTGCCGTGGGCGTCTGGATCGTCGTCGGCGTGCTGTTCCTCTCGGCGACCGGCCTGACCTGGTCACGATTCGCCGGCGAGAACATCGGCGAGTTGCGTTCGGCGCTGAGCTGGACCACTCCGAGTGTCTCCACGTCCCTCGACCGATCCGACATGTCGCCCTCCGCACACAGCGGGCACGAGGGCCACGCGGGCGGGCACGATCCCGTCGGGAGCAACGCGACCGATGACACTGTGGCGCAAGTGGACTCGGTTCTGTCCGATGCGCGTCGCGTCGGGGTGACCGATCACGTCGAGGTCACTTTACCGACCGACGAGACAACCGCGTTCACGGTCGCCGAGACACGACAGCCATGGCAGTTCTCACCGAACACGGTCTCCGTCGACGGAGCGACCGGACAGGTCGTCGACGTCTCCTGGTTCGCCGACTGGCCGGTCGCCGCGAAACTGAGCACATGGGGCATCTCGCTGCACATGGGACTGTTGTTCGGCCTCGTCAACCAGGTGGCACTGCTCGTGTTGGCGATCGGCCTGCTCGCCGTGATCGTCCGCGGCTACCAGATGTGGTGGCAGCGTCGCCCCCGTCGTACCGGCCGCACGATCTCGGTCGGACGGCCGCCGCAACGAGGGGCCTGGCGGCGACTACCGGTCCCGACGCTTGTGGCGGTGGCGGCGATCGCCGTCGCAGTCGGTTGGCTCATCCCGCTCCTCGGTATCAGCCTTGCCGGATTCATCCTCGTCGACATCATCGTCGGCCACGCGGAACGGTTGCGGCACAAGCACAACTGA
- a CDS encoding ABC transporter substrate-binding protein, translated as MTTRSVIMGLSALLVLSGCGAQVEGAAPSTGGGEVSVENCGAPLTVPGRPDRVVTNDTGITEIMFALGLSDRMAGYTTYAGKERDIESSPWRADFERTTSLGDGFTREVIQSADPDFVFAGWNYGFKESTGVTPEWIRGLGATPYQLTEACRQPGSAERGIMPPLDALYADLTNIGDIFGVRDRADALVTDYRVTVTKANATAPAANRRSRVFLFDSADPNPFTAGRYAAPEQIISEAGGTNIFGDLADSWASTSWEAAAQRDPQVILIVDYGAGPENTVEAKIRQLRAHPLMSQTDAVRHGRFLALPYAALVEGPRNPAAITTVARYLRSVGF; from the coding sequence ATGACGACGAGATCGGTGATCATGGGCCTCTCGGCACTGCTGGTGTTGTCCGGCTGTGGTGCGCAGGTTGAGGGTGCGGCGCCGAGCACGGGCGGCGGAGAGGTCAGCGTGGAGAACTGCGGTGCACCGCTGACCGTACCCGGACGTCCCGACCGGGTCGTCACGAACGACACCGGCATCACCGAGATCATGTTTGCGCTCGGTCTGTCCGACCGGATGGCCGGATACACCACGTATGCAGGGAAGGAGCGGGACATCGAATCTTCTCCGTGGCGTGCCGATTTCGAGCGGACCACCTCGCTGGGGGACGGATTCACCCGCGAGGTCATCCAGTCTGCGGATCCCGACTTCGTCTTCGCAGGGTGGAATTATGGGTTCAAGGAATCGACCGGGGTCACACCGGAATGGATTCGCGGTCTGGGTGCAACGCCGTACCAGCTGACCGAGGCCTGCCGACAGCCGGGAAGCGCCGAGCGCGGCATCATGCCGCCCCTCGATGCGTTGTACGCCGACCTGACGAACATCGGCGACATCTTCGGTGTCCGCGACCGGGCGGATGCGCTGGTCACCGACTATCGCGTCACGGTGACCAAGGCCAACGCGACCGCGCCGGCTGCCAACCGGCGGTCTCGTGTGTTCCTTTTCGACAGTGCCGATCCCAACCCGTTCACGGCGGGGAGATACGCCGCGCCGGAACAGATCATCTCGGAGGCCGGCGGTACCAACATCTTCGGCGACCTCGCGGATTCGTGGGCATCGACGTCATGGGAAGCGGCCGCCCAACGTGACCCGCAGGTGATCCTGATCGTGGACTACGGCGCGGGGCCCGAGAACACTGTCGAGGCCAAGATCCGGCAACTGCGAGCCCATCCGCTGATGTCGCAGACCGACGCCGTACGCCATGGGCGGTTCCTCGCGCTGCCGTATGCGGCGTTGGTGGAAGGCCCCCGCAATCCTGCCGCGATCACGACGGTCGCCCGTTACCTCCGGTCGGTGGGATTCTGA
- a CDS encoding TspO/MBR family protein, whose translation MRISTLTGTTLASAAAAVVGSVVTKPAVESWYPTLRKPRFVPPNWVFPVAWTALYADLAVTSAATIDGLRDVGDDAARRAYIGALGANLALNAGWTWVYFGQHRLGGASILAAVLTASSADLALRSARVDRRAGVALASYPAWCAFATALSTSTWWLNRDG comes from the coding sequence ATGCGCATTTCCACCCTGACCGGGACCACGTTGGCTTCGGCCGCTGCCGCAGTCGTCGGCAGCGTGGTCACCAAGCCTGCCGTCGAATCGTGGTATCCGACCTTGCGTAAGCCGCGCTTTGTGCCGCCGAACTGGGTCTTCCCCGTCGCCTGGACAGCGTTGTACGCCGACCTCGCGGTCACCTCAGCCGCCACGATCGATGGGTTGAGAGATGTCGGAGACGACGCAGCGCGTCGCGCGTACATCGGCGCGCTCGGAGCGAATCTCGCGCTCAACGCGGGGTGGACCTGGGTGTATTTCGGGCAGCACCGATTGGGCGGTGCATCGATTCTTGCCGCGGTACTCACCGCGAGCAGCGCCGACCTGGCTCTCCGCAGCGCGCGCGTCGACCGGCGTGCGGGCGTGGCGCTCGCGTCGTATCCCGCCTGGTGCGCGTTCGCGACCGCGCTGTCGACGAGCACCTGGTGGCTGAATCGGGACGGGTGA
- a CDS encoding ABC transporter ATP-binding protein — protein sequence MRAVDYDEVGVAIGHATILRDVTVHAPRGSFLGIVGPNGSGKSTMLRCLYRALDPTRGRVRVGDRDVTSISMRDNARQVAALTQRIALDFDFTAAEVVATGRLPHRSLTSSTGHRDRELCAQAMSDAGVAHLVDRAFTSLSGGEAQRVLIARAFAQEPAVLVLDEPTNHLDVRHQYAVLRAARDREVTVVAALHDLNIAAQFCDRLVVLAHGQVVATGTPREVLTPAAIRRFFGIGAHVFDHPRLNVPQVIFDEKEAE from the coding sequence ATGCGGGCGGTGGACTACGACGAGGTCGGCGTCGCAATCGGACATGCGACGATCTTGCGCGACGTGACGGTCCACGCGCCGCGGGGCAGTTTCCTGGGCATCGTCGGCCCCAACGGCAGCGGGAAGTCGACGATGCTGCGTTGCCTATACCGCGCTCTCGACCCGACCCGGGGGCGTGTGCGGGTGGGAGACCGTGACGTCACGTCGATCAGCATGCGGGACAACGCTCGTCAGGTTGCCGCCCTCACTCAACGGATCGCCCTCGACTTCGACTTCACGGCGGCGGAGGTGGTCGCGACCGGTCGTCTGCCGCATCGTTCCCTGACGAGCTCCACCGGCCATCGCGACCGGGAGCTCTGCGCGCAGGCGATGAGCGACGCCGGCGTGGCACATCTGGTCGACCGAGCATTCACCTCGCTCTCCGGTGGTGAGGCACAACGGGTTCTGATCGCCCGTGCGTTCGCGCAGGAGCCGGCAGTCCTGGTTCTCGACGAGCCGACGAACCATCTCGATGTCCGGCACCAGTACGCAGTGCTGCGTGCGGCGCGCGATCGCGAGGTCACTGTGGTCGCGGCGTTGCACGACCTGAACATCGCCGCACAGTTCTGCGACCGGCTTGTGGTGCTCGCGCACGGTCAGGTGGTTGCGACCGGAACACCACGCGAGGTCCTCACACCCGCAGCCATCCGCCGGTTCTTCGGCATCGGCGCCCATGTCTTCGATCATCCACGCCTGAACGTTCCCCAGGTCATCTTCGACGAGAAAGAAGCAGAATGA
- the rocD gene encoding ornithine--oxo-acid transaminase encodes MTLTSPALALPVRTSRLRTYAMTPPVHFTVAYTINPWMDPSTPVDSDLAIAQWRRLRAAYQTLGHTVRVVDPHPDLPDMVYAANGGLSISGHTVAARFAFPERGPEGDLYAAWLEANGLGPVHRTVGIQEGEGDFLVVGERILAGTGFRSHRDTHAEIASITGMPVVTLELIDPRFYHLDTALGVLDDENIAYYPPAFSPASQTLLAELYPEAIVATDSDAAVLGLNLVSDGRHVVMTDAAPRLARSLRTAGYQPVEIDLSELLKGGGGIKCCTLELRGTDKEVVMSSPATVPAASPPAEPHVAQNYSPLPVTAATAEGCWITDVDGRRFLDCLGAYSAVNFGHRNPRIVAAATAQLDRITLTSRAFRSDRLEPFCAALSALCDKDMVLPMNTGAEAVESAIKVARKWGYDVKGVPAGQAKIVVADGNFHGRTVTIVSFSDDPVARDGFGPYTPGFVRVPYGDATAIASAVDENTVAVLLEPIQGEAGIIVPPDDYLRRVRSLCTEHDVLMIADEIQSGLGRTGTTLAVQHWDVEPDIYTLGKALGGGILPVSAVVADREVLGVLHPGEHGSTFGGNPLAAAVGHTVVDMLAEGTWQARAAELGDRLHTRLRDLIGHGVVAVRGLGLWAGIDVEPSLGSGKDICVRLAGRGILAKDTHGSTLRLAPPLVITEAEIDWAVDQLAEVVGSAG; translated from the coding sequence ATGACGCTGACGAGCCCTGCTCTCGCCCTCCCGGTGCGCACGTCGCGGTTGCGGACCTATGCCATGACCCCGCCGGTCCACTTCACGGTCGCCTACACGATCAATCCCTGGATGGACCCCTCGACGCCGGTGGACTCCGACCTCGCGATCGCTCAATGGCGCCGTCTGCGTGCGGCCTACCAAACCCTCGGCCACACCGTCCGAGTGGTCGATCCGCACCCTGACCTTCCAGACATGGTCTACGCAGCCAACGGCGGTCTCAGCATCAGCGGACACACGGTCGCGGCTCGCTTCGCATTTCCCGAACGCGGCCCGGAGGGCGACCTCTATGCGGCCTGGCTCGAGGCCAACGGGCTCGGTCCGGTCCATCGGACTGTCGGCATCCAGGAAGGCGAAGGTGACTTCCTGGTCGTCGGAGAGCGCATCCTCGCCGGTACCGGATTTCGCAGCCACCGTGACACCCACGCCGAGATCGCGTCGATCACCGGAATGCCTGTGGTGACCCTCGAACTGATCGATCCGCGCTTCTATCACCTCGACACCGCGCTCGGTGTGCTCGACGACGAGAACATCGCGTACTACCCACCTGCGTTCTCCCCTGCGTCGCAAACGCTGCTCGCCGAGCTGTACCCCGAAGCCATCGTCGCCACAGATTCCGACGCCGCAGTCCTGGGCCTGAATCTCGTCTCCGACGGTCGGCACGTCGTGATGACCGATGCGGCCCCGCGCCTCGCCCGGTCACTCCGCACCGCCGGGTACCAACCCGTCGAGATCGATCTCTCCGAACTCCTCAAAGGCGGCGGTGGCATCAAGTGCTGCACCCTAGAATTGAGGGGCACCGACAAGGAGGTCGTCATGTCGTCTCCTGCGACCGTTCCCGCCGCCTCACCTCCGGCTGAACCTCATGTCGCACAAAACTATTCGCCACTACCGGTCACCGCCGCGACTGCCGAGGGCTGCTGGATCACCGACGTCGACGGGCGACGTTTTCTCGACTGCCTCGGCGCGTACTCGGCCGTCAACTTCGGCCACCGCAATCCCCGGATCGTCGCCGCGGCGACCGCCCAACTCGACCGGATCACGTTGACCAGCCGCGCTTTTCGATCCGACCGACTCGAACCGTTCTGCGCCGCGCTCTCAGCGCTGTGTGACAAAGACATGGTGCTGCCGATGAACACCGGCGCCGAGGCAGTCGAATCGGCGATCAAGGTGGCCCGCAAATGGGGTTACGACGTCAAGGGTGTGCCTGCGGGTCAGGCGAAGATCGTGGTCGCCGACGGCAACTTTCATGGCCGCACCGTCACCATCGTGAGTTTCAGCGACGACCCCGTCGCACGAGACGGCTTCGGCCCGTACACTCCCGGATTCGTGCGCGTGCCGTATGGGGACGCGACAGCCATCGCATCCGCTGTCGACGAGAACACGGTCGCCGTTCTCCTCGAGCCGATCCAGGGCGAAGCCGGGATCATCGTGCCACCGGACGACTACCTACGTCGCGTCCGTTCGCTCTGCACCGAGCACGACGTCCTGATGATCGCCGATGAGATCCAGTCCGGGCTCGGCCGGACGGGAACGACCCTCGCCGTGCAGCACTGGGACGTGGAGCCCGACATCTACACCCTGGGCAAGGCGCTGGGCGGGGGCATCCTGCCCGTCTCGGCCGTGGTGGCCGACCGGGAGGTCCTCGGGGTGTTGCACCCCGGCGAACACGGATCCACGTTCGGCGGTAATCCACTGGCCGCCGCGGTCGGGCACACCGTGGTCGACATGCTGGCCGAGGGCACATGGCAGGCCCGTGCCGCCGAACTCGGCGACCGCCTACACACCCGGTTGCGCGATCTCATCGGGCACGGCGTGGTCGCGGTCCGTGGTCTGGGCCTGTGGGCCGGGATCGACGTGGAACCGTCGCTCGGCAGCGGAAAGGACATCTGTGTGCGCCTGGCCGGTCGCGGAATCCTGGCGAAGGACACCCACGGCTCGACGCTTCGGCTCGCTCCGCCCCTCGTGATCACCGAGGCGGAGATCGACTGGGCGGTCGATCAGCTCGCGGAGGTCGTAGGCTCGGCAGGGTGA
- a CDS encoding Lrp/AsnC family transcriptional regulator — MRQLDDLDEKVLACLTKDARATFAQIGDQVGLSAPAVKRRVDRLVEDGVIKGFTAIVDPHAMQWTTEAYVQVSCRGNISPDSLKAAWEPIPEVVSAATITGQADAILRVRARDVRHLEQALERIRSAGPVDHSESIIVLSQLIDRGHP, encoded by the coding sequence TTGCGTCAGCTCGATGATCTGGATGAGAAGGTGCTCGCCTGCTTGACCAAGGACGCCCGGGCCACGTTCGCGCAGATCGGTGACCAGGTGGGCCTATCGGCTCCGGCGGTGAAGCGGCGGGTCGACCGATTGGTCGAGGACGGCGTGATCAAGGGATTCACGGCGATCGTCGATCCGCACGCGATGCAGTGGACCACCGAGGCCTATGTCCAGGTCTCCTGCCGGGGCAACATCTCGCCCGATTCGCTGAAGGCGGCGTGGGAACCGATTCCGGAAGTCGTCAGCGCCGCGACCATCACCGGTCAGGCGGACGCCATCCTCCGGGTCCGCGCTCGCGACGTGCGCCACCTGGAACAGGCGCTGGAACGGATTCGAAGCGCAGGTCCGGTCGACCACTCGGAGTCCATCATCGTGCTGAGTCAGCTCATCGACCGGGGGCACCCGTGA
- a CDS encoding iron ABC transporter permease yields the protein MTRQWLRVSVLSALCVSGLLAVSVLGLIFGTADIPWRDAFGYLWADLVGGVVTAADAADYRIVVDSRLPRVLSGALVGAGLSTVGLVVQAMVRNALADPYVLGISSGASVGATAVLLFGVFAGAGVYALPSAAFVGALAATAIVFAIARSPGGLTPLRLVLTGTALGYGFSALTTVLVFLAPAGDAARSVMFWLLGSLAATSWRTAGLMAAVVLMGLVVVAGLARQLNALAMGDEVSASLGLRASRFRMLLFVVAALMTGVMVSVCGAIGFVGLVVPHVARLLVGADHRRLVVVTPLIGAVFLVTADLLARTVIPPQELPLGAITAAVGVPVFLLLMRRRGTEAG from the coding sequence ATGACCAGGCAGTGGCTGCGCGTGAGCGTGCTGAGTGCGCTCTGCGTATCGGGGCTTCTGGCCGTCTCCGTGCTCGGACTCATCTTCGGCACAGCCGACATCCCGTGGCGTGATGCCTTCGGATACCTGTGGGCCGACCTGGTCGGTGGCGTCGTCACCGCGGCCGACGCCGCCGATTACCGGATCGTGGTCGATTCGCGACTCCCTCGTGTTCTCTCCGGTGCACTGGTCGGGGCAGGCTTGAGCACTGTCGGCCTCGTGGTTCAGGCGATGGTCCGCAACGCGCTGGCCGATCCGTATGTGCTGGGCATCTCGTCGGGAGCATCGGTGGGCGCAACCGCGGTGCTGCTGTTCGGAGTCTTCGCCGGGGCCGGTGTCTACGCGCTCCCGAGCGCCGCATTCGTGGGCGCGTTGGCCGCCACTGCGATCGTCTTCGCGATCGCGAGATCGCCCGGCGGTCTCACGCCGTTGCGGCTGGTGCTCACCGGAACTGCTCTGGGGTACGGGTTTTCGGCTTTGACCACGGTGCTGGTCTTCCTCGCGCCTGCGGGCGATGCCGCTCGCAGTGTGATGTTCTGGTTACTGGGGAGTCTCGCAGCGACGAGCTGGCGCACCGCGGGGCTCATGGCGGCCGTGGTGCTGATGGGCCTCGTGGTCGTCGCCGGACTCGCCCGCCAGCTCAACGCGCTGGCAATGGGCGATGAGGTGTCGGCATCACTCGGCCTGCGCGCCTCGCGATTCCGCATGCTGCTGTTCGTCGTGGCAGCGCTCATGACCGGCGTCATGGTCTCGGTGTGCGGGGCCATCGGGTTCGTCGGACTGGTGGTGCCACACGTGGCACGGCTTCTGGTGGGCGCCGACCATCGCCGCCTGGTGGTGGTCACACCGCTCATCGGCGCCGTGTTTCTCGTCACCGCCGATCTGCTGGCCCGAACCGTCATACCGCCGCAAGAGCTCCCGCTCGGTGCGATCACGGCCGCGGTCGGTGTGCCCGTCTTTCTGCTCCTGATGCGCCGCCGCGGCACGGAGGCGGGGTGA
- a CDS encoding histidine phosphatase family protein — MTDDRLAAGIPTNRRVLLIRHGQTEWSLSDRHTGRTDIDLTARGAEDARALVGIADRLGLATPYVFASPRLRAQRTAELAGLAVDEVDDRFAEWDYGDYEGRTRAEIHADGDPDWTIWTHGGPHGESVDDMTTRVDRAVDLVEERLTRSDVIIVSHGHFSRSFVCRFLDWPIGQGAAIDLRPAGAALLMQLGSDRRLCALVGPEGAAATHLAL, encoded by the coding sequence GTGACCGACGATCGACTCGCCGCAGGCATCCCGACGAACCGCCGAGTACTGCTCATCCGGCACGGGCAGACCGAATGGTCGTTGAGCGACCGGCACACCGGCCGCACCGACATCGACCTCACCGCGCGGGGAGCGGAGGACGCTCGCGCACTTGTCGGCATCGCCGACCGCCTCGGCCTCGCGACACCATACGTCTTCGCCTCGCCGAGGCTGCGTGCCCAGCGCACCGCCGAACTCGCCGGCCTCGCCGTGGACGAGGTCGATGACCGCTTCGCCGAATGGGATTACGGGGATTACGAAGGCCGCACCCGCGCAGAGATCCACGCCGACGGCGATCCCGACTGGACGATCTGGACTCACGGCGGACCGCACGGTGAATCCGTCGACGACATGACCACCCGAGTCGACCGCGCGGTCGACCTCGTCGAGGAGCGCCTGACACGGTCCGATGTGATCATCGTGTCCCACGGACACTTCTCCCGGTCGTTTGTCTGCCGTTTTCTGGACTGGCCGATCGGCCAGGGCGCCGCGATCGACCTGCGGCCCGCAGGTGCGGCGCTGCTCATGCAGCTGGGGAGTGATCGACGGCTGTGCGCACTGGTCGGACCGGAAGGAGCCGCCGCCACTCACCTGGCGCTCTGA